A genomic stretch from Coffea arabica cultivar ET-39 chromosome 10c, Coffea Arabica ET-39 HiFi, whole genome shotgun sequence includes:
- the LOC113714140 gene encoding uncharacterized protein: MDRQMIGRNLGRPTRQHPEAGGDRKPEVNRGQGQERVAGDQVATAINRITDVLEHLTEHQASGPVHRQGGPADSEDRALERFLKFGPPKFYGGPEPEIAEGWWERISDIFAALNYTEERHGAMSVAEYEVQFTKLSHFAPELVTTKQRRVRRFVQGLNVEVQEGLAAVRIDTFADPVEKAQRVKVARAQVKSFQAKKRFAPSSSREPTYGNAPPAKVGRGTIGVNSPGAPRGAQARGNRARNAGGRNNGTRMGPIGRGQFRNTSQGGRAIVPQVNCAFCKKSGHAINGCWKKQGKCLRCGSSEHQIAGCPKMQEGSNPNARPNTSGGSRPTVPARVYAIDDQPVPDFSEVVEGTLPIFHRLAKVLIDPGATHSFVNPSFMSGIDVRPVKLPFDLEVRTPMGDKRIIASLAFKNCEFWIGERKILVDLISLDIKGYDVIIGMDFLGQYHAKLDCRAKVMEFCIFGEATLRLDVKSRLASSAMISGIQARKMLSKGVKGFLAFLINAPSDQVKLEDVPVVREFPDVFPKELKTLPPEREVEFRIDLVPGTAPISKTPYRMAPAELKELKIQLQDLLEKGFVKESDSPWGASLKIKKEDIPKTAFSTRYGHFEFAVMPFGLTNAPAAFMDLMQRVFKKYLDQFVVVFIDDILIYSKTREEHVKHLEIVLQILREQKLYVKFSKCEFWLDEISFLGHKVSKEGIAVDPAKVEAVMNWKQPESPTEVRSFLGLAGYDRRFIKDFSKIAGPMTELTKKGNMFIWTPKCESGFQELKKRLTSAPVLVLPDGGEGYAVYSDASGEGLGCVLMQNGKVIAYASRRLKSHEQNYPTHDLELVAVIFALKKWRHYLYGVTFEVYTDHKSFKYLFS; encoded by the exons ATGGATCGCCAAATGATAGGAAGGAACCTTGGGAGACCCACTAGACAACACCCGGAAGCGGGTGGTGATAGGAAACCCGAGGTCAATCGAGGCCAAGGGCAAGAGAGAGTGGCCGGAGATCAAGTGGCCACCGCAATTAACCGTATCACTGATGTCTTGGAGCACTTGACTGAACATCAAGCCTCTGGACCAGTGCACCGCCAAGGAGGCCCAGCCGATTCCGAGGATCGGGCACTGGAGAGGTTCCTGAAGTTTGGACCTCCTAAGTTCTACGGAGGACCCGAACCTGAGATAGCTGAGGGATGGTGGGAGAGAATCTCCGACATCTTCGCAGCTTTAAACTACACGGAAGAGCGACAT GGGGCGAtgagtgtcgccgaatatgaagTCCAGTTCACAAAGCTATCCCAttttgctcctgaattggtaACCACGAAGCAAAGGCGAGTCAGAAGGTTTGTGCAGGGTCTGAATGTAGAAGTACAGGAAGGGTTAGCTGCTGTGAGAATAGATACTTTTGCAGATCCTGTCGAGAAAGCCCAGAGAGTAAAAGTAGCTAGGGCTCAAGTGAAATCTTTTCaggccaagaaaagatttgCTCCTAGTAGTAGTCGTGAGCCGACGTATGGAAATGCTCCACCGGCCAAAGTGGGCCGAGGAACCATTGGAGTGAATAGTCCTGGAGCACCACGAGGCGCCCAAGCAAGAGGAAACAGGGCCAGGAATGCAGGGGGACGAAATAATGGAACCAGAATGGGACCGATTGGAAGGGGACAATTTAGGAATACCTCGCAAGGAGGCCGAGCAATAGTTCCCCAAGTGAATTGTGCATTTTGTAAGAAATCTGGCCATGCTATAAATGGTTGCTGGAAGAAGCAAGGAAAGTGCTTGAGATGCGGAAGTAGCGAGCACCAAATTGCTGGATGTCCAAAAATGCAGGAAGGGAGTAATCCAAACGCCAGACCAAACACTTCTGGAGGGAGCCGGCCAACAGTTCCTGCCAGGGTGTATGCTATAGATGACCAACCTGTACCTGATTTCTCGGAAGTCGTGGAAGGTACTCTCCCCATTTTTCATCGATTAGCTAAAGTGTTAATTGACCCTGGTGCAACTCATTCATTCGTAAATCCATCATTTATGTCTGGAATAGATGTGAGACCTGTTAAATTACCCTTCGATCTTGAAGTTAGGACACCAATGGGTGATAAGAGGATAATCGCTAGTTTAGCCTTTAAGAATTGTGAATTTTGGATTGGAGAGCGTAAAATACTAGTGGATCTAATCAGTCTGGACATAAAAGGGTACGATGTTATCATAGGAATGGATTTCCTAGGCCAGTATCATGCTAAGCTTGATTGCCGAGCAAAAGTGATGGAATTCTGTATATTTGGAGAAGCAACTCTGAGGTTAGATGTTAAGAGTAGGTTAGCATCATCTGCTATGATCTCAGGGATACAGGCAAGAAAAATGTTGTCAAAAGGAGTTAAAGGTTTCTTAGCCTTCTTGATTAATGCTCCCAGTGATCAAGTGAAATTAGAAGATGTACCAGTGGTACGTGAATTTCCGGATGTTTTTCCTAAGGAACTAAAGACTCTACCGCCGGAAAGAGAAGTGGAATTTAGGATTGACTTGGTGCCTGGAACGGCTCCAATTTCTAAAACTccgtaccgaatggctcctgctgaGCTAAAGGAGTTAAAAATTCAACTGCAAGACCTCTTGGAGAAAGGTTTTGTGAAAGAGagtgattcaccgtggggagcatcc TTAAAGATTAAAAAGGAggatatacccaagactgccTTTAGTAcgagatatggacattttgagtttgcagtcatgccttttggtttgACTAATGCACCAGCggcattcatggatttaatgcagagAGTCTTTAAGAAGTATTTGGATCAGTTTGTAGTGGTTTTCATCGATGATATCTTGATATATTCTAAGACTCGAGAGGAACATGTTAAACACTTGGAGATAGTCTTACAAATATTAAGGGAGCAGAAGCTGTATGTCAAAttcagcaagtgtgagttttggttggatgaAATATCCTTTCTAGGGCATAAAGTTTCCAAGGAGGGAATTGCCGTGGatccggcaaaagttgaggcCGTTATGAATTGGAAGCAGCCAGAAAGCCCAACTGAagttagaagtttcttgggaTTAGCAGGGTATGATAGGCGATTTATCAAGGATTTctcgaaaattgctggacccatgaccgAGCTAACCAAGAAAGGGAATATGTTCATTTGGACTCCGAAGTGCGAGTCAGgctttcaggaattaaagaagcgTTTAACATCCGCTCCTGTTTTGGTGTTACCTGATGGAGGTGAAGGTTATGCCGTGTACTCCGATGCTTCTGGAGAAGGTCTAGGATgcgttttaatgcaaaatggtAAAGTGATTGCCTACGCTTCCAGGAGACTGAAGTCTCACGAACAAAACTACCCAACTCATGACCTAGAGTTAGTTGCAGTGATTTTcgccttaaagaaatggagacactacttgtATGGCGTGACTTTTGAGGTTTATACGGACCATAAGAGCTTTAAGTATTTATTCTCCTAG